Within the Bacillus sp. FSL K6-3431 genome, the region GCAGATTGTTGACCATTCCCTCTAAATGTGGGAGCAAAAGTAATTACCTTTTTATCTCGAAGAAATGGGAATTCTGCATACAGCTGCTCTCTTATCTGTGATTTATATTTTTCATCAAAGAAAATATCTGTACGCGGTATGCCGGTTGAAATAACTTTCTCTTCATCAATTCCAAACCCCTCAGCATAATACTTGGCAACATTCTTTGAACTTACAATTGCTTTTGTATAATTACGGTGGTTTATCGATGTAGGTGAAGGTCCCCCTGGTCTTCCTATTCGACTAAATCCGAATGTTTTAAAAGCACCAACAGCATGCCAGAGTTGTATTAACTCTGCATTTTTTCTAATCTTTAAAGGATAGACCATCGGGTAAAAATCATCTAATAAAATAAACTTTGAAGTTGCTAAATGATAGGCTAGACTTTTTATTTCCTTCAAACTCTTTTTTTCTCCTACCTCTTCTTTAAACATAAATTGATAATCTAACTCTAAATTCCTTTTACGCATTTCTTCATATACAAATAAAAAGTTTCCATCCAACTCTGTTCTGCTGTCAGAGGCAAACAAAACTTTATTTTCTTTTATAGGTAGTAGGCAATACATTTTATACATTATTCTAAATCCTACAGAATGAATAAATCTGTACAATATCCCTCGTTTATACTTAACCGCATCCAAGCCCATTTCTTTTGGGTCAAAATCCTTTAATTTCGAAGATATAATTTTCAATGTCTTTACTGACTGGTCGTACGTGGCCAATAAATTAAATTTCATTTCCCGTTTTGCTGTGAAATATTCCATTTTTGCAGAATGAAAACCTTTTTCTAAAAAGGATTCGACATTACCAAGTGTAAAGACTTTTTTATATCGTCTATCACCCAAAACATGGACCTCAGTCTCTATATAAACCTTATATTCTGAATCTGGAAGAGGACGATTATTGGGGATGATAGTAGCAAAGTTAATTTCACCTTCAAAACCAGACCATTGATATAGATCATCTATTTCCTCTTCTAACTCCATGCTTTTAACAGGTATATCTTTCAAGGATATGATAAATTCTCTACCTGATTTATCTTTTAAAATCAATCGTGTTTTTACTAAATCTTCGTCGTTCATCAAAATATCTTCCAGGTAGAAATACCCTTTGATACTCATAATAGGTCCATTCCACTGTAATGAAGTTACTTTACGATGGGGAATGATGGTTTCTTCCTCACCAGCCAATTCAGTAATTAATGGAAGTGATTCGCCCAGACTTTCCTTTTTTATAATTATCCGATCATCTTCAATAATAAACTGCTTATCATTATCCATATTATCAACATGATCTGGCTTTTGACGTGCAGATTTGAACAATATCCTTTTTAACTTTCTTCCTACCCTTAAAAACATTCTTTCTACTCCCATCTAAAATGAAGTTCTTCATTAGCATGAACACAAATATGAAAAGGAGATTAAATAAAAGTTAATCCCCTGTCTACCTGTTTATAATACCATTATTATTTGCAAATAAATCAGCGACAATCCGTTTACTAGCTCTTCCATCTAAATAATCAAAAAATCGATCTCTAAAAACGGT harbors:
- a CDS encoding CDP-glycerol glycerophosphotransferase family protein; translation: MFLRVGRKLKRILFKSARQKPDHVDNMDNDKQFIIEDDRIIIKKESLGESLPLITELAGEEETIIPHRKVTSLQWNGPIMSIKGYFYLEDILMNDEDLVKTRLILKDKSGREFIISLKDIPVKSMELEEEIDDLYQWSGFEGEINFATIIPNNRPLPDSEYKVYIETEVHVLGDRRYKKVFTLGNVESFLEKGFHSAKMEYFTAKREMKFNLLATYDQSVKTLKIISSKLKDFDPKEMGLDAVKYKRGILYRFIHSVGFRIMYKMYCLLPIKENKVLFASDSRTELDGNFLFVYEEMRKRNLELDYQFMFKEEVGEKKSLKEIKSLAYHLATSKFILLDDFYPMVYPLKIRKNAELIQLWHAVGAFKTFGFSRIGRPGGPSPTSINHRNYTKAIVSSKNVAKYYAEGFGIDEEKVISTGIPRTDIFFDEKYKSQIREQLYAEFPFLRDKKVITFAPTFRGNGQQSAHYPMEVLNLERLYNELKDEYVFLFKIHPFVKNDFNIPYQYKEFFYNFSSYREINDLLFITDILITDYSSVCFEYALLNKPMIFFAYDVEEYVQKRDFYYDFSSFIPGPLVRSTDELIETIDNKEFKMEKIKPFIEYFFDDHDGESSKRVVDQLILDNQDSDSK